The Thermococcus sp. genomic interval TGGGGCCGGAGTTAGGGGAAGTGCTGTATTTGCAAAGTATCAACTCTATAGAGTTGATTATGTTAACGGAGAAGTCTGGAACAAGAAGCCTCTAGACACCTACGCTTATGTGGTTCTTGGAAAACCTGATGAAAATGACATGCATTTAAGGAAATTCGTTGAAGCAGGATGGCCAAGTAGAACTGGTGGGCCAATGAGCAGAACCATGTGGTTTGTACATTGGTATTGGGATACTAGAGGCAATATAGAGAGCACGGGAGGAATCCTCACCAATACCTACTACTTTGGTCACAGGGTAGACACCCTTCCACTGTTTTCGGCTTCGGCGCCGGTATTGGGTGTTATTGGAAGTGGAAACACAAAAGTTGCACCTTTTACCTTGGCGATTGGTGTGGGATTAACCAAAGAAACAAGAACGTCTTCATTGGTCAGCCTCTCATTAGCACTAAAAGAAACGTACAAAGACACCAACGTTCGTCTCACGATGTACTCCAGCAAGGTTAGGTTTGAGTACAAGGGCAGGAAATATCCCCTCACGGGAATGTTTGGTGATATCTTCATACCTGGGAGTTCAGGATACAATCCTCCCTGTGATCCACACAATAGGTACTGTCCCACAGAGAACCCTGAAAACCCAACAGGTCATTGATTTCCACTATCCCTTTTGATTTTATTATGATCTAAAGCTGATTTCTAAAACCAATTCATAACAAGGTTTTTAAATTCCAAAACTCAGTTTTGACAGCGGCTTAAAGGTTTTGGGTGATTGCTATGAAGGAGGTCGAGATAAGCAGGGCGATAGTCGAGGCATACTTCAACGATCTCCTTGAGAACCTTTCGCTGGATGTTGCCATTGTAGGTGCCGGTCCCTCCGGAATGGTCGCCGGCTACTACCTGGCAAAGAATGGAGCGAAGGTGGCGATATTTGAGAAGAAGCTCTCAATAGGAGGCGGAATCTGGGGCGGTGCAATGGGTTTCAACAGGATAGTAGTTCAGGAGGAAGCGAAAGAAATCCTCGACGAGTTCGGGATAAACTACAGACCCTTCAAAAACGGCCTCTACGTTGCCGATGCCATAGAGACTGCAACCACTATAGCGAGCAAAGCTGTGAAAGCTGGTGTGAAGTTCTTCAACATGATTGAGGTCGAGGATTTGGTTGTTAAGGAAAACCGCGTCGTCGGAATCGTCATCAACTGGACGCCGGTAATGATGACGGGCCTCCACGTTGACCCCCTAACCGTCGAGGCCAGATTCGTCGTCGATTCAACGGGCCATGACGCTCAAATAAGCCAGCACCTCCTCAAGCGCGGGCTGATAGAGAGGATTCCCGGCGAGGGGCCTATGTGGGCCGAGAAGGGCGAAGAGCTGACGGTGAAGCACACGAGGGAGGTGTTCCCTGGCCTCTACGTCACAGGCATGGCGGCGAACGCTTTAGCTGGAGCGCCGAGGATGGGGCCGATATTCGGTGGTATGTTCCTGAGCGGGAGGAAAGCGGCCTTTGAAATTCTCCAGAAGCTGAGGTGATGAAATGGCCGTTTTGATTATAGCGGGCCTCGACACGGGGGGTGGAGCCGGTTTAAAGGCCGACATCGAGACAGTTTCAGCCCTGGGTGAACACCCACTTCCCGTTCTTACCTCCATCACCTATCAGAACCCCGCGGAAGTAAGAGGTTATCACATCCTCCCACCGGGGGTCGTGAGGGAGCAGATAAGGGCCGTCAAAGGCCACTTCGAAATCAGAGCAGTCAAAATCGGAATGCTTGGTAACGGAAAGGTAGCAAAGATTGTCGCGGAGGAGACGGGGGGTCTTCTGAGGGTTTTTGACCCCGTCATGGAATCGAGCACCGGTGCAAAGCTCGTGGACTCGGTTGACTCCGTCAAGACGCTCATCCCGGGTTCAATAGTCACTCCCAACATCCCCGAGGCGGAAGCGCTGAGCGGAATTAAAATCCGCTCGGTCGAGGATATGAAAGAAGCGGCAAGAATAATCGCTGAGGGACTTGAAGTAGAGGCCGTCGTTGTCAAGGGCGGGCATTTAAGCTACACGGACGTCCTCTACTGGAAAGGTAAGTTTTACGAGTTTCCCGGGGAAATGGTGGAGGGCTTCACCCACGGGACCGGCTGTGCTTTTTCCTCTGCTCTGGCAGCGTTCCTTGCTAAGGGGTTTAAGCTTCCAGAGGCCGTTGAAAGGGCAAAGCGCTTCGTTGAAGGCTCAATAAGGTTCTCGAAGGCTGAAGCCAGAGCCGTTAATCCCCTCTGGGAGCTTGAGAGGGACGCCCACCGCTGGAGAGCTAGAGAAGAGCTTGAAGAAGCCGTTGGAGAACTCGTGAAGCTCGGCGAAAAGCTGAACCCCCACATCCCGGAGGTGGGAACGAACTTCGCCTTGGCGACGCCTTTCAACGAGGTCTTTGCCGTGAAGGGTAGGATAGTCCGCTACGGAAAAACGGTTAAGCCCGTCGGCCCGGTTGAGCTCAACGCCAGCGACCACCTGAGGAGGGCTCTCCTAAAGATGCGCGAGTTTTATCCAGAAGTCACGGCCGTTCTTAACCTCCGCTATTCGGAGGAACTCGTCGAAAAGGCCAAAAGGCTTGGCCTCGTTGTCTCCTTCTACAATAGAAGGGAGGAGCCGGAGGAGGTGAAGAGGGCCGAGAAGGGAACTATGGAGTGGGGGATAGAGAGCGCCGTGAAAAGAGCCGGTAAGAGGCCAGATTTAATCTACCACCTTGGAGACTGGGGCAAGGAGC includes:
- the thiD gene encoding bifunctional hydroxymethylpyrimidine kinase/phosphomethylpyrimidine kinase yields the protein MAVLIIAGLDTGGGAGLKADIETVSALGEHPLPVLTSITYQNPAEVRGYHILPPGVVREQIRAVKGHFEIRAVKIGMLGNGKVAKIVAEETGGLLRVFDPVMESSTGAKLVDSVDSVKTLIPGSIVTPNIPEAEALSGIKIRSVEDMKEAARIIAEGLEVEAVVVKGGHLSYTDVLYWKGKFYEFPGEMVEGFTHGTGCAFSSALAAFLAKGFKLPEAVERAKRFVEGSIRFSKAEARAVNPLWELERDAHRWRAREELEEAVGELVKLGEKLNPHIPEVGTNFALATPFNEVFAVKGRIVRYGKTVKPVGPVELNASDHLRRALLKMREFYPEVTAVLNLRYSEELVEKAKRLGLVVSFYNRREEPEEVKRAEKGTMEWGIESAVKRAGKRPDLIYHLGDWGKEPMVLIFGRNTKEVVERVEHLLG
- a CDS encoding sulfide-dependent adenosine diphosphate thiazole synthase, with amino-acid sequence MKEVEISRAIVEAYFNDLLENLSLDVAIVGAGPSGMVAGYYLAKNGAKVAIFEKKLSIGGGIWGGAMGFNRIVVQEEAKEILDEFGINYRPFKNGLYVADAIETATTIASKAVKAGVKFFNMIEVEDLVVKENRVVGIVINWTPVMMTGLHVDPLTVEARFVVDSTGHDAQISQHLLKRGLIERIPGEGPMWAEKGEELTVKHTREVFPGLYVTGMAANALAGAPRMGPIFGGMFLSGRKAAFEILQKLR